In Pelotomaculum isophthalicicum JI, one DNA window encodes the following:
- a CDS encoding benzoate-CoA ligase family protein: MLRMPEIPAEFNITTYLMDRHLKEGRGNNVCIYYEDEKITYAEVAERANRLGNALLNLGIERENRVLLCMPDMPEFFYSFLGTMRTGIVPVLLSTMAIAQDYLYYVNDSRAKAAIVHESVLPLFMEVKDQFKYLKHMIVIGNAVPGLLSFSEICKEASPDLEAADTNKDDPGFWLYSSGTTGQPKGIVHLQHDLMYLTAHCDEVVKATPDDISFSLSKMYFSYGRNNSFDTVLLSGGAVVLFPGMPKPDALIEVVRKYRPTIYYGVPSSYMALLALMDKGVKGVDYDFSSVRACVSAGEALPRVIFDRWKELFGIEILDGLGSSDVGAIYLSCVPGSVKPGSLGNLLSGYEGKLCDEEGNEVPRGEAGNLWLKAEGTAQCYWNKHQKNKECFIGEWFITGDKFYQDEEGYYFGVGRADDMLKAGGIWVSPIEVEDAILHHPAVAECGVVPAADTDELVKPMAYVVLKEGCEGSPELVKDIQDFVRKNIAHYKFPRWIKFVTELPRTATGKIQRYKLRERVKIEGVN; this comes from the coding sequence ATGCTTCGTATGCCAGAGATACCCGCCGAGTTTAACATTACCACTTACCTTATGGACAGGCACTTAAAAGAGGGCCGCGGAAACAATGTTTGTATTTACTATGAAGATGAAAAGATCACCTACGCCGAAGTTGCGGAAAGAGCTAACCGTCTTGGTAATGCCCTGCTTAATTTAGGTATTGAGAGGGAAAACCGTGTGTTGCTCTGCATGCCTGATATGCCGGAATTTTTCTATAGTTTCCTAGGCACAATGAGGACGGGAATAGTGCCGGTTCTCCTTAGCACCATGGCTATAGCGCAAGATTATCTTTACTACGTAAACGACAGCCGCGCCAAAGCAGCGATCGTTCACGAGAGCGTGCTGCCGTTATTTATGGAAGTAAAGGATCAATTCAAGTATTTGAAGCACATGATCGTAATCGGTAATGCGGTTCCAGGACTGTTAAGCTTCAGTGAGATTTGTAAAGAAGCATCCCCTGACCTGGAAGCCGCTGACACCAATAAGGACGATCCGGGTTTTTGGCTTTACAGTTCCGGCACCACCGGCCAGCCGAAGGGTATTGTGCACCTGCAGCACGACCTCATGTATTTGACTGCCCACTGTGATGAAGTAGTAAAAGCGACTCCAGATGACATTTCGTTCTCGCTTTCCAAGATGTATTTCTCCTATGGCCGCAATAACTCGTTTGATACCGTATTGTTAAGCGGCGGTGCTGTGGTCCTGTTCCCGGGCATGCCGAAGCCGGACGCTTTGATCGAAGTGGTCAGAAAATACCGGCCCACCATCTATTACGGAGTGCCGAGTTCCTATATGGCCTTGCTGGCTCTCATGGATAAAGGGGTTAAGGGTGTCGACTATGACTTTTCTTCGGTTAGAGCGTGTGTTTCTGCCGGGGAAGCCCTGCCCAGGGTAATATTTGATCGCTGGAAAGAATTGTTCGGTATTGAAATCCTCGACGGCCTCGGCTCAAGTGACGTGGGAGCGATTTATCTTTCCTGCGTGCCTGGTTCGGTTAAGCCCGGCAGCCTTGGCAACCTGCTCTCCGGCTATGAGGGCAAGCTGTGTGACGAAGAAGGAAACGAAGTGCCCAGGGGAGAAGCCGGCAACCTGTGGCTTAAAGCTGAAGGTACGGCACAATGTTACTGGAACAAGCACCAGAAGAACAAGGAATGCTTTATTGGCGAGTGGTTTATTACCGGAGATAAGTTCTATCAAGATGAAGAAGGCTATTACTTCGGTGTCGGTCGCGCTGATGATATGTTGAAAGCCGGCGGTATCTGGGTATCACCAATTGAAGTCGAAGATGCGATTCTGCACCACCCGGCAGTGGCTGAGTGTGGTGTTGTCCCGGCAGCCGACACGGATGAGTTGGTTAAACCAATGGCTTATGTGGTTCTTAAAGAGGGTTGTGAGGGATCTCCTGAGCTTGTTAAAGACATTCAGGACTTCGTGCGCAAGAATATTGCCCACTACAAGTTCCCGCGCTGGATCAAATTTGTTACGGAACTGCCGCGTACCGCCACCGGTAAAATCCAACGGTATAAACTGCGTGAGAGAGTGAAAATCGAGGGCGTTAATTAA